The window ACGACGGCCGTGATGCCGTGGTGCAGTTCGATCCGCGTCCGGTCGGCGAACGACTTGAATCCGCGCAGCGTCAGGGCCTTGATCTTCAAGCGCGCTCAGGGGGTCGAAGGAGCGCCGCCGCCGCGCCTCTCGATGAGCGTCGCGGTTTCGCCGGCGGCTTCCAGGAGGTCGCGCATGGGCGCGGCAGCCTCCTCGTTCTCGTACGCACCCCCATACACCCTGAAGACCGGTATGCCATCGAGCGCCGTCTCGAGGCTGTACGCGGGGATGCCAAGCGACGCGAGCTCGGCGATCCGCGCCTCCATCTCGGGGCGCTCCGCGAACACGCCGAGGTCGTACGCGAATCTCACGGGACGGAGGAGCCATGCGCTCGCCTCCCGGGCCACGCCGGCCGCCGCGAGTTCCTCCATGAGGGCCGCAGCCTCCGCGTCGCTCGCCACGGCCCCGGCGAGGATCCTCAGATACCGGACCCCGCGAATCGTCGTGGGGGCCGTGACGTACAGCACTCCTCCCTGCAGCGCGCGGATTTCCGCCACGCGCTCCGCCGCCTCGGCCGGATCCGTGAAGCTCCCGAGGAGCACGGAGTACGGCCGCTCGGCGGCCGACTCGAACGCGGCGGCGACGGAGGTCTCGTCCGGTGGCATGTCGTCCGGTGGCATGTCGTCCGGCGAGCTGTCGTCCGGCGGGCTGTCGGCTGGCGAGACGTCCTCCGGCGGCTCCGCCGGCGTGCTCGCGGCCTCGGCAACGGGATCCGCCTCCACGGGCGTCGTCGGCGTCGCCGGCACCTCTTCCCGGGCCGCGATCAGCGATCCGACGCGGGAGATCGCGCGGTCGAACCAGCCGTTCCTGTACGCCCACAGATTGCCGACCGCCAGCGCCGCGATCACCAGCGCCGCGACGAGCGGCGCGCGCCGGCGCCGACCGCGGGCCTTTCCGGTCGGCGTCGTCGAGTCCGCCGGCGCCGCGTCAGGCTCGGGCCCGTCCGCCGGCTGGAGCGCGGGTTCGGGCCGGGGCTCGGACTCCAGCCGAGGCTCGGACTCCAGCCGAGGCTCGGGCTCCGGCGGGGGCTCGGGCTCGGGCGGGGGCTCGGGGGCCGGCGGTGGCTCGGGGGATGGCGAGGGCTCGATCGCGTCCTCACCGGGCTTCGCCCCGGCGGCCACGCCCAACTCGCCCGACTCGCCCGACTCGAAGGGCACGTGACCGTAGCACCGGATGCCGTGGTCCTCGGGAGGGACCCTTCCCACGGCGATGTACCCGTCGAAGAGACCGAGCAGGCCGGGGGAGGGCCGCGCGCGATCGGACATGGCGATGAAGAGCGTCCCGCCCTGCTCCTTCACGCGGGAAACGAAGCGCTCAAGGGCGGCGGATTCCAGCAGCCCGACCACGCCTTCGGGCACCTTTCCCGCCGGCAGATACACGTAGGGACAGTCCGCGCGCCGCACTGCGATCCCGGCAAGTCCGGACTGGCCTCCGAGGAAGCCGGCCATGCCGCCGGCGTCGGCCCGTTCGGACGCTCCGGCCAGTTCGTCGAGGGGCGAGGGCCCGGATTCGGAGTTCAGGACGAGCGTCCGCCCCCGCCGACGTGCGATGGAGGTGGCGATCGCGTCAACCGCCGTCGCGCTTCTCTCAGCCTCTGAACGCTGGAACACGAGCGCCACGATCCGCGCATCGCCGGGCAGTTCCCACGTGAACGGGGCCGGGACGCCGGCGCTCATGGGCCTCGCCTCGTCGCCTGATCGCCCTCCTCATGAATCCACGCTTCGATCCCCCGCTCGCGCTGCAACTCGAGCGCCGCCCCCTCGGCATCCGGGCGCGTCTCGTACGGGCCCACGAGGAGTCGGTACCAGGGGTCGCTCGCCTCATCCACCTGGCGCAGCACGTGCGTCGAATAGCCCGAGCGGTCGAGGAGTTCGCGCGTCTGGTCGAGCGCGGCCAACTGCCGCGAGGATTGAGCGACGGCATAGAACCCGGCGGAAAGCTCCGGCAGCGGGTCCCCCGGTACGGGATCGCCGAGGGATTGCGGGCTGCGGTTCGACGTCCTCCCCACCGTCAGCAGTCCGATGCGGCCGGGCGGGACGCTGTCGGCGAGCGCATCGAGCGCCTCTTCGGCATCTTCCAGCGTGTCCTCCGGTACGACGGCGGCGGACGCGACGGGCAGGCGCCGCCCCCATCGGAACGGGAGCCACCAGGCGTCGGCGGGACCCTCCACGGCGGCGACTTCACCGTCCGGGCGGAGGAGGCCGAGGCCGCTCTCCGTGGACGCCAGGACCGCTCCGCCCGGCAGCGCGAGCGGCAAGTCCGCGCGCCACTCTCCCGGCACCGCGTTCATGCTGGCCTCTCCCGCCCTCGCGGACCACGCGTTCGAACCATCCCAGGCCACGAGCCGGTCGCCCGTCATGCCGGGCCGCAACGTCTCAAGGGGCGCCTCGAGCCGCGAGAATCCGACCTCGCGCCAGTCGTAGCGGTCGATGACCGTGAAACGCTGCCGGTCGACCGACGCCGCGAACACGCGGTGCTGCGATGGGGAGACGGCCAGGGCCGACGGCGCACCGCCGATCTCCGTCCCCTCCGCCGGTTCGAGTTCGGGAATCGACCACTCCGTGAGTCCCCTCCCATCCTCGGACGCCGTCACGACCGTGTGGCCCCAACCCGCGAGCGCGACGGGGCCGCTCGTGCCGACGGTCCGCGTTGTCGCGGGCTGCGATTCCCCGGCTTCCCATACCGCGAGTTCAGCTCCGCCCGCGCCTTCGACGAGAGCGACGACCCGGTCGCCGGCGGCGGGGGCCGCCCAGTGCACGGCGCCATCGGCGGTGACCTCCGCGGTGCGGGAGGGGGTGATGGCGAGGATCCGCTCCCCCGACACGAAGGCGCCCCCCGAGGGCGAGGCGAACCAGCGCGCGTCGGCGGGCGCATCGGGAAGCGGCGTCTCCGCCTCCACGGGCGAGGTCGTGTAGATGCGAAGCCGCGGCCCCCGTCGCAGCACCACTGCCGACCCGAGCGAATAAGCCGCCGTGACGCTGCCAAGCGGCAGGCGTCCGGTCCAGCGCACGGTGGACGGGCTCTCGATCGAACGGAACTGCGCGACTCCGCCGTCGCGCGGAATGACGAGAAGCCCGTACCGTTCGAGCGATGAGCCGGAGACGAGGGCCGGGCCTTCGAGGGGGTCGGGCTGATCTTCCGGTGGACTTCCGCAGGCACCGGAAGTACCTCCAACCCCCAGCAGGAGAAGGAGGGCAGCCGGCGATCTCGAACGGTTCATGGCCCTCCAAGCTAGCGGCGTGCCCGCGGTCGCGGAACGGCCCCGGTCCCGGTTCACTCCAGTTCGAAGAGGGGGGCGTCGCCCCACAGCCGCTCAAGCCGGTAGAACTCCCTGACTTCGCCCAGGAAGACGTGCACGATGAGCCCCACGTAGTCCATCAGCACCCAGCGGCCCGCGTTCAGCCCTTCCACGCCGACGGGACGGAAACCGTCCTCGCGCGTTCGGTCGAGGATGTTCTCGCTGATCGCGCGGGCGTGCGTGTCGGAATCGCCCGTCGCGATGAGGAAGAAGTCGGTGACATCCGACAATCCACGCAGATCCAGGATCGTCGGGAAGCGCGCGTTTCGCTCGACCGCGGCCTCCGCCACGCTGCGGAGTTCCGGCGAGGGGGCTCCGCGTTCCGAGAGCCGGCGCCACACTTCTTCCAGCGGGAGCGGATGGTGCGTCATCGACACTAATCCCCGGCGACCACGGACACCTTGAGCTTCGGCTCGACGTCCACGTGGACTCTCACCGGGACGTCGTGTTCCCCGAGGTCCTTGATCGGATCGTCCAGCCGGATCGCACGGCGGTCCACGGCGACCCCCTCCTTCTCGAGTTCGTCCGCGATGTCCCCGGCCGTGACCGAGCCGAACAGGCGTCCGCCCTCGCTCGCCCTGCGGACGAAGCTCACGGCTCTGCCCTCCAGTTCGCCCGCCAGTTCGCGGGCGGCCTCGCGCTCCCGCTCGGCGGACTGCTCGATCTGGCGCCGCTCCTCCTCGAACCGCCTCCGGTTCCCCTCGGTCGCCGCGAGCGCGATGCCCTGCGGAATCAAGTAGTTGCGCGCATACCCCGGCCTCACGGTCACCATCTCGCCGGCGAGGCCGAGGTCCGCGACATCTTTTCTCAGAATCACTTCCACCATCGATACCCTCCAGATTTCTTTCTGCCGGCTCAACCGCCGTACGCGCCCGCCCGACCCGCGGGGTTCACGGGTCGTCCGTTTTCACCCCCGGACGCGACCGCAGGTCCAGCCACGTATCGCTGATTCCCATGACGAGGGCCGCACCCGCCGTCACCGGGTAGAGGACCAGCGCCGCGAGCACCCACACGGCGATCGCCCAGCCCGAGCTTAGCACGGAAGCCCCCAGCCACACGAGAACCGCAAGGCCCCGGAGCAGATAGAGGCCTCCCATCGCCGTCACCATGTTGCCGCCCGCGCGCTCCGCCCACGCTCCCGCCGGGAGGACCAGCAACGCGAGCCCGAGGACGAGTACCCAGGCCAGGTGGTCGCCGAACCGGAACTCCCGCAACGGCGGGAGCGGTCTCCGTTCCCCCCGGACTCGTCCGAGTATGTAGCCCGCGACCCCGAGGGCCGAGATCGAAGCGAGCGCGAGCATGGCCGGGTAGACGGCTTCCCACACGCTCACGATGCGGCGCACCGTCGCTTCCACCGATCGGCCGCCCCACGCGTCGAAGTCGTACGCGGCCAGCGCCCGGCTGAACTGCCCTGTAATCCGCCAGTCGAGATCCGCCGGAAGCTCGGGTCGCAGCAACGCGAGGACCGCGACCGTGGCTCCCGCGACCGCGACCGCCGCCAGCGACCGGTCGAGCACTCCCCGGCCCGGCGCCAGTGCCGTGCTGAGGGCGAACCCGCCGGCCAGCAGCACCGCCCAGCCGCGTTCCATGAACCACAGCGGTCCGGCCTCCCGAAACCCGAGCCCCGCTCCGGCCAGGAGCAACAGCGCCAGAACGGCCGACCCGGATTGGGGCGGTTCGAAGGTCAGAATCGCTACGGCCGCGGGGACGCCGACGATCGCCATGAGCCCAAGCGGTGACGAACTCAGCGGCGAAAGCAGCATGACCAGCCCGAGGAGACCCGCGGCCGGCCAGAGACCGCTCCAGCGTTCCCTCAGCGTCCCCATGCCGGGGCTCGGCCCCACGCCGGTGAGCTATTGTCGTGTCCCGGAAACACGCGAGCTACCAACACGACACTTAGTCGTGGTAGCCGCGGATGTACGGCAGTAGCGCGAGATACCTCGCCCGCTTGATCGCCGTGGTCACTGCCCGCTGGTGTGGCGCACACGACCCCGTGGCCCGCCGCGGCAGGATCTTGCCGCGATCCGAGATGTAGCGCTCCAGCGTGCGTTCATCCTTGTAATCCACGCCGGGCTTCGGAGTCCGGCCCTGACAGCAACGGCACACCTTTCGAAAGGCCATCTATTCCTCCTTCGCGTCGGCGGACTCTTCCGGCTCTGCGTCGGCGGATTCTTCCGCATCCGAATCTGCATCCGAATCTGCATCCGAATCTGCATCCGAATCTGCGTCGTCGGCTTCTTCGGCTTCGTCCGCTTCGTCCGCTTCGTCCGCCGATGTCTCCGCTTCAGCTTCGGCTTCTTCAGCTTCGGCTTCTTCAGCTTCGGCTTCGGAGGAGGCCTCGTCGTCCGCGCCGTCCGTCTCGGGCACTTCTTCAGTCTCGGCCGCTGCCTCCGCTCCGTCCGCCTCCTCGGCGTCCTCCGCTTCGCCGACCTCATCTCCGGCCTTCGGCGCCG is drawn from Candidatus Palauibacter australiensis and contains these coding sequences:
- the rplI gene encoding 50S ribosomal protein L9, translating into MVEVILRKDVADLGLAGEMVTVRPGYARNYLIPQGIALAATEGNRRRFEEERRQIEQSAEREREAARELAGELEGRAVSFVRRASEGGRLFGSVTAGDIADELEKEGVAVDRRAIRLDDPIKDLGEHDVPVRVHVDVEPKLKVSVVAGD
- a CDS encoding SPOR domain-containing protein; the protein is MNRSRSPAALLLLLGVGGTSGACGSPPEDQPDPLEGPALVSGSSLERYGLLVIPRDGGVAQFRSIESPSTVRWTGRLPLGSVTAAYSLGSAVVLRRGPRLRIYTTSPVEAETPLPDAPADARWFASPSGGAFVSGERILAITPSRTAEVTADGAVHWAAPAAGDRVVALVEGAGGAELAVWEAGESQPATTRTVGTSGPVALAGWGHTVVTASEDGRGLTEWSIPELEPAEGTEIGGAPSALAVSPSQHRVFAASVDRQRFTVIDRYDWREVGFSRLEAPLETLRPGMTGDRLVAWDGSNAWSARAGEASMNAVPGEWRADLPLALPGGAVLASTESGLGLLRPDGEVAAVEGPADAWWLPFRWGRRLPVASAAVVPEDTLEDAEEALDALADSVPPGRIGLLTVGRTSNRSPQSLGDPVPGDPLPELSAGFYAVAQSSRQLAALDQTRELLDRSGYSTHVLRQVDEASDPWYRLLVGPYETRPDAEGAALELQRERGIEAWIHEEGDQATRRGP
- the rsfS gene encoding ribosome silencing factor, whose amino-acid sequence is MTHHPLPLEEVWRRLSERGAPSPELRSVAEAAVERNARFPTILDLRGLSDVTDFFLIATGDSDTHARAISENILDRTREDGFRPVGVEGLNAGRWVLMDYVGLIVHVFLGEVREFYRLERLWGDAPLFELE
- a CDS encoding DUF2232 domain-containing protein; translated protein: MGTLRERWSGLWPAAGLLGLVMLLSPLSSSPLGLMAIVGVPAAVAILTFEPPQSGSAVLALLLLAGAGLGFREAGPLWFMERGWAVLLAGGFALSTALAPGRGVLDRSLAAVAVAGATVAVLALLRPELPADLDWRITGQFSRALAAYDFDAWGGRSVEATVRRIVSVWEAVYPAMLALASISALGVAGYILGRVRGERRPLPPLREFRFGDHLAWVLVLGLALLVLPAGAWAERAGGNMVTAMGGLYLLRGLAVLVWLGASVLSSGWAIAVWVLAALVLYPVTAGAALVMGISDTWLDLRSRPGVKTDDP
- the rpsR gene encoding 30S ribosomal protein S18 yields the protein MAFRKVCRCCQGRTPKPGVDYKDERTLERYISDRGKILPRRATGSCAPHQRAVTTAIKRARYLALLPYIRGYHD
- a CDS encoding SPOR domain-containing protein, giving the protein MSAGVPAPFTWELPGDARIVALVFQRSEAERSATAVDAIATSIARRRGRTLVLNSESGPSPLDELAGASERADAGGMAGFLGGQSGLAGIAVRRADCPYVYLPAGKVPEGVVGLLESAALERFVSRVKEQGGTLFIAMSDRARPSPGLLGLFDGYIAVGRVPPEDHGIRCYGHVPFESGESGELGVAAGAKPGEDAIEPSPSPEPPPAPEPPPEPEPPPEPEPRLESEPRLESEPRPEPALQPADGPEPDAAPADSTTPTGKARGRRRRAPLVAALVIAALAVGNLWAYRNGWFDRAISRVGSLIAAREEVPATPTTPVEADPVAEAASTPAEPPEDVSPADSPPDDSSPDDMPPDDMPPDETSVAAAFESAAERPYSVLLGSFTDPAEAAERVAEIRALQGGVLYVTAPTTIRGVRYLRILAGAVASDAEAAALMEELAAAGVAREASAWLLRPVRFAYDLGVFAERPEMEARIAELASLGIPAYSLETALDGIPVFRVYGGAYENEEAAAPMRDLLEAAGETATLIERRGGGAPSTP